One window from the genome of Candidatus Buchananbacteria bacterium CG10_big_fil_rev_8_21_14_0_10_42_9 encodes:
- a CDS encoding TspO protein — protein sequence MNNPIKLVVALILPQLAGAIGSFFTAPAIDSWYINLNKPSFNPPSWVFGPVWITLYILMGIAMYLIWVMPKSKTRDTALAIYLAQLVLNSLWSIVFFGWQSIGLAFGVIVILLVLVLIITIKFHQLKKIAGYLLVPYFLWGAFATILNGAIWYLN from the coding sequence ATGAATAATCCAATTAAATTAGTGGTTGCCTTAATTTTGCCTCAATTGGCCGGGGCGATTGGTTCGTTTTTTACCGCTCCCGCAATTGACAGTTGGTATATTAATTTAAACAAACCGTCTTTTAATCCGCCGAGTTGGGTGTTTGGGCCAGTATGGATTACATTATATATATTAATGGGCATCGCCATGTATTTAATTTGGGTTATGCCAAAAAGTAAAACACGCGATACGGCTTTAGCAATTTATTTAGCTCAATTAGTTTTAAATTCTTTATGGTCAATTGTCTTTTTTGGTTGGCAATCAATCGGCCTCGCCTTTGGAGTAATAGTTATTTTGCTGGTCTTAGTTTTAATTATTACTATAAAGTTTCATCAGCTCAAAAAAATCGCGGGCTATTTATTAGTACCATATTTTCTCTGGGGCGCCTTTGCCACAATTCTAAACGGCGCGATTTGGTATTTAAATTAG